A region of the Candidatus Dormiibacterota bacterium genome:
GCAGCCCTACTGGCGCACGCCTACGCCGAAGAACATCAATTGACGCGGGCGCGTTCGGAGCTGGCGTACGCGATCGGCCACGACCGTAACGTGGACCCGGCCGATCTCGCGATCGCGCTCAACGCGATCGGCGAGCGTCGGATCGCCTTCTCGTGGTTGCGCCGCGTGCATGGAAGCATCAGTTGGACCGCGATCGCCAACGATCCGCGCTACGATGCCATGCGCGACGACGCGGGCTTCCGGCAACTCTCCCAAGGCGCCGGATAGTGCCGCGGCTTCCGCAGAGCACGCACGACGCTGCGAGCGGCCCATACGGGCCGCTCGTTTCGGTATTGAGCGAGCGCCCGGAGATCGCCCGGACGCTGGTGCGACACGCCGACGCCCTCGCGGGGTCGGGCAGCGTTTCTAAGCGCATCAAGGAGCTCTGCGCGCTGATGGTATCGTGGTTGAATGCGTGCGATTACTGCACGAGCTGCCACGAGGATTTGGCCGAACGGCTCGGCATCGACCGCGCGACGCTGGACGATCTGGGCGACTACGCGCGCAGCCCGCACTTCGATGCAGCGGAGCGGGCGGCGCTAGCCGCCGCCGTATCGCTCACCCGCGAACCGCGCGCACTGCCGGATAATTTATGGAGCGACTTACGGGCGCACTTCGATGCGGGCGAATGCGTCGAGATCGTCGCGACGATCGGCTTTTACAACTACGTCAATCGCCTCGGGAACGCTCTGCAGATCGGTGCTATGCTGGCATAACGCCGACGCGTGCCATCACTCGTTCGCTCGTGATCAACCGCGTGCCGGAAATGCGATCGTGGAGCATGATGCGACGCGAAAATGGGCTCAAGAACGCGACCACGACGAAAAGCGGGCCGATCGCGACGAACAGATAGCGCAGCAGCGTCCTGAAGATGCCCGGGTGGCGGTAATCAACGGTGACGACACGCAAGCCGGCGATCATCATGCCGAACGTTTGCCCGGCCGTGGAGACCAGCAGCACGAAGTATAGAGCGATCCACAGCGAAGCGAATGCCACCGTCGCTGCGGCCGCCTCTGCGACGAGGTTACGGATCGTATCGCTGCTTCGCCCACCATCGCGAGGAATCGTGATCTTCGTACCGTTCGGGAGTTCGATCGTTTCAGCCTCAGACGATGACGTCTTGCTATTCGCCGGTGCCGCCGTTTTCGTGATGGAGATGGGAGCCACCG
Encoded here:
- a CDS encoding carboxymuconolactone decarboxylase family protein, giving the protein MPRLPQSTHDAASGPYGPLVSVLSERPEIARTLVRHADALAGSGSVSKRIKELCALMVSWLNACDYCTSCHEDLAERLGIDRATLDDLGDYARSPHFDAAERAALAAAVSLTREPRALPDNLWSDLRAHFDAGECVEIVATIGFYNYVNRLGNALQIGAMLA